AGGGGATCATGTGATTGCCAGCGACGCCGATCACAACTCGGTGCTGCGTCCCCTGCGGATGCTCGAAGGACGCGGGCTAGCGCTCTCGATCATTCCCCTGGCAGATGGTCGAATCGATCTTGAAAAACTCGAGCGCTCGGTTCGACCCAGCACGAAGCTCGTGTGCGTTAACCATGCCTCGAACGTGACGGGATTGGTGCAGCCTCTCTCGGAAATTGCTGCCATTTGCCAGCGGACCGGCGCGCTCTTGCTGGTCGATGCAGCGCAGTCGCTTGGGCATCTGCCGATCGATGTAGCGGCACTCGGCTGCGATCTTTTGGCGAGTCCCGGACACAAAGGTTTGTGGGGACCGCTGGGGACCGGACTCTTGTACGTGGGGGATCGCGTGAGCGAGCTGCTTCGTCCGCTCCGTTATGGGGGAACCGGCAGCCGAAGTGTCGAAGAGACGATGCCGACCGAGCTCCCCGATCGACTCGAGGCGGGGAATCTCAACCTGCCAGGCATTGCGGGGCTCGGGGCTGGAGTGCGCGAGGTGCTGCAGGTCGGCGTGGCAGCGATTGCAAAGCAGGAACAGCAGCTTCGCGCGGAACTGATCGCGGGACTCAGCAGCATCGCCGGGGTTCAGCTTTACGGCGCTCATCCCGGCGCAGCGGCTGTGGGTGTCGTGAGCCTGAACGTCGAGGGGATCGACCCGCTCGAGCTGGCGTCGCTGCTGGATGCCAATTTCGGGATGCAAGTCCGGGCGGGGCTCCACTGCGCTCCGCGCATGCATCTTTCCCTCGGCACAGCTCCCACGGGAACAGTGCGGCTGAGCGTGAGCCATTTCACCACCAGCAGCCAGGTGGCGAGCGCCGTCGAAGCGATTCGAAGCATCGCCGAAGCGATGGCCGGTTAAGCGCTGGGGCCAACGCTGGCAACGAATGTCACGAAAATGTTGTTCGCGCACACCGGTCCCGATACGATAGAGCGTATCGCAACCGGGCAGAGCAAGGAGCGGCCAATGTTTTCTCTCTCCACGAACCTATTTCGCGCCATCATTCTCGGCGCTATGGCGCTAGCGCTCTTCGCCTCGAAGGGAGCTGCGCAGAAGCCCGCTGCTTTCGATCTGGAACGGGAGATCGCCAAGCTGCTCGAAGTGGGGTGGGGAACTTCGGTCAGCAGCAAAACAGCGGCTGACGAGCAGTACACCAAAATCGTGGCGAGTGGTGGTGGCGATTTGCGTGGGACCGAAGCGATGCTGCTCGTCGCGATCCAGCAGCGGCGCTACGATGTCGCGCAAAAGCAGGCCGACGCGCTGCTGGCTGCCACCAAGCACGATCGCACTGCATCGCGCGCCAAGATTTGGCTCACCGCGCTTCTGAAAAACTATCCCGCGTCGATGCTCGCTTCGGAACAGCTGTGCGACGACGTTGTGAAATCGCTGGCCGATATCAAAGAAGGCTCGTCGGCTGAACTCGTCGATCAAGAGTCGGCCAAGGCAAGCGAAATCGTCGCCTTTCTCGGGCGAATGTACGGTTTTTTCGGTGGACCAGGACAAGCCACCATCAATCAAACGCAGCGTAAAACGTCGGAACAAAAAATCATGGACAAGTTGCCTGAAGAGCTTGCCAGTGTGTTTGCGACCGCCCGCGATGGTGTGCTGCAAAAGCATTTGGAGATGACCGACGAGAAGCTCGAAGAGGGGGATAAGGCCCGCGCTCAGCAGCAGGAGATGAAGGATCAATCGCTTGAGCAAATCGAGCGAGATCGACAACTGGTGGCCGAGCGCGTGCAGGCGATGCGAGCCCGTCGCGATGAGCTGAGCCGCGAACTGCGCGAAACACTCGCTTCGATCGCGCAGGAAGATGTGCCCCTCGCCGCGCAGGTGTCGCGGCTCGAATCGAGCGCGGCGCTGCTGAGCCGCGATATCAGCCGCTATCAGATCGATATCGATCGTCTCGAGTTGCTCCTCGCGCGCGAGCGCGATCCGCTGATTCGACAGGCCCTTCGGCGCGATATCGATCGGCTCGCGTTTCAGCAGTCGCGGCTCGATAACGAGTATCGTTTGCTCGATCGCGAGGCAGCTTCGATCAACGCCCAGCGAAGTGTACTTTTGCAGCGCAGCCGCGAAGTGCAAAGCTCGTTTGGCGGGCAGATCACCAGCATCGACAAGGACCTCGCAGCCGCCGCTAAGCAGGAGAAAAAGGCCGACGTGATGGAGCGCGAAGCGCGGAAACCGGCCAGCAGCACGACGAAGCGAACCCTCGCTCTGGGCGCGACAGCCGCCGCCCTTTCAACCTACGAAACATTTCCGCTCGAAGAGGCCAAAGCCAATCTGCTCGAGCGTTTGAAATAGTCCGGGCCTCGCGGGACCGATTCGACTTGCCTGCGCAACGCGGATGCTCTACAAACAGGTGGTCAGGGGCTCGGAAAGCGGTCGGTAATCTCATCTCTCGGCTGACGCGCTTTCCAATCGCAGGCAAAGGATCGTCCGATGCGTTTTCTCGTCCCTTCGTGCGCACTCGTCGCACTCTTCTCGCTCGGTCTCTGGACCAGCATCGCTCCTGCTCGAGAGAAGTCTCCCGCTGAATCGCTCGCTGCTGTGCCGCTCTTCACCGCGATCGAGGCCGAGCAAATCGAAGCGAAGGTGATTCCTCGCGACAGCACTCACGCCACCATTCAGCTGAAAAATCTGTCGAAAGAGCCGCTGGTGGTCTCGATTCCTCCGCATCTGCTGGCGGCACCCGTGCTCGCCCAGTTCCAGTTTCCGGGAGGAAACAACAACGGCAACGTGTTTGGAAATCCGCAGAATCAGGGCGCCAATCAGGCCCCACAGCAGCTCGGCCTCGGGATCGGGAACGGCGCGAATAATTTCCAAGGTCAGAACAATAACAACAACTTCCAAAATGGTGGACTGTTCCGCATTCCGGAAGGAAAAGTAGTCCGCATTCGGATCGAAGCGGTCTGTCTCGATCACGGTAATCCCGATCCTAGCCCGCACCATAAATACGAGCTGAGGCCGATTGCCGAGCGAAGCGACGACGAGATTTTGCTCGCCGCTTTGATGAGCCTCGGCGACAAGTCGATCTCGCAGCGCGTCGCCCAAGCGGTTGCCTGGCATCAGGTGAACGACAAAACGTGGGACGAGCTTTCGAAGATGTCGCGCCCCATCCTGGGCGGGCCCGCCAAGCGGCTCTTCACGACCGCCGAAATCGATGCCGCACGCCTGTTTGTGCAGCAGTTCGACAAAGCGACCCTGGCGGGCAAAGTCTCTGCGTCCACCCAGCAATAGGGGTGGCTCTATCGCATTCACCCTCGCGAGCGACTAAACTCCGCAAAGCCGAAGGTCCCTGAAAACGTTCGGCTGGCGGTTCTCGCCGCATGGTGAAGGGCTTTCCGTTCCTCTCGCGGAGTTTTGTTTTATGCGTCGCACTTGGTTTTGGTCGCTGCTCGGTGCAGCTGTCGTAGCAGGACTCGCTTCCTCCGCTTTTGCCGAAGGTGTACCCGGCAGCAAAGTGAAGTTTGTTCGCACGCAAATCGACGGAAAATTCCGGAGCGAAGGGGTTTGCGTCGGCGACTTCAACAAAGATGGCAAGGCCGATATCAGCACCGGATTTGCCTGGTACGAAGCACCCGATTGGAAAGAGCACTCGTTCACCGAAGCAGCTGTTCCCGAGTTCAATCCCAAAGGCTACAGCAACTCGTTCTGCTGTTTCACCGAAGATGTGAACGCCGACGGCTGGCCCGATGTGCTGGTAGTCGATTTCCCCGGCACACCCACCTGGTGGTTCGAAAATCCGAAGGAATCGTCGAAGCCTTGGACCAAGCACAAGGCGATCCCAGTGACGAACAACGAGAGCCCAAACTATCTCGACGTCGATGGCGATGGCAAGCGTGAACTCGTTTGTGCGTTTGCACCAACGACCGAAACTTCCGACGGCCCCGATCGTCAAATGGGGTTTGCCAAGCCCGATCCCACCGATGCTAAAAAGCCTTGGTTGCTGACAGCAGTCTCGACGAAGCAAGCACCGCAGACCACCAAGTATTCGCACGGTCTAGGGGTGGGGGACATCAACAAAGATGGCAAGAACGACATCCTGTGCGCTGATGGTTGGTGGGAAGCTCCTGCCAAGGCCACTGCCGGTGAACCTTGGAAGTTCAACCCAGTGAACTTTGGTGGTAAAGCGGCCCAGATGTATGCCTACGACTTCGATGGGGATGGGGATAACGATGTCCTCACCAGCAGTCCGCACGCCTTTGGCATTTGGTGGCACGAACAGCTGACCGACGGCAAGTGGAAAACCCACGAGCTCGATCGCAGCTTCTCGCAGATTCACGGGGTGTGCCTCGCCGATATCAATGGCGATGGTCTGGCCGATTTCGTCGCTGGCAAACGCTGGTGGGCTCACGCCGCTGGTGATCCCGGCGTCGATGAACCAGCAGTCTTCTACTGGTTCGAGCTGTCGCGCGAGAATGGTCGTCCGGTTTGGACGCCGCATCAATTCGACCACGACAGCGGACCCGGCACCCAGTTCGAAGTGGCCGACGTAAATGGCGATGGCTTGCTCGATGTCGTTTCGTCGAGCAAGAAGGGGATTCACGTCTTCAAGCAGGTCCGCGAGTAGCATCGACCTGCCGTAGTGTCGATTAGCGCCGGCTACGGGCGAGCGAATGCAAAATCGCTTGTAGCAGGCCATCGACCGTCACAATGCCGAGTACGCGGTGGGCTTGATTCACCACCGCGAGCGCCTCGAGCTGATGATCGATTAGCAGCTGAGCCACTTCCGCTTGGGTTTGGCTCGGCCGAGCGGTCGGACTCTTCCGAGCCAGCTGCGCGAGGGTGGTGATGGCTTCACGCTCGGGTGATAGTTCGAGCGTCGATGCAGCCAGCTGCTCGCTGACATGCAGTTCGACCAAAGCTCTGCGCGATACCACTCCCACCGGAAAATCGCCACGCACGATCACCACATACGGGCTGCTGCTGGTGTGCATGGCGAGCAGTGTCTCTTCGAGCGAAGCATCGGTTTCTACCGATTCCCCGGCATTTTCGAGCAACTGACCACACGTGTCGTGGCTCGTCGGAAAACCGCCGCAAGCCAGCTCTCGTAGGAAATCGCTGCTGGTGATCATGCCGACCAGTTTTCCCTCGTCGACAACCGGAAGCGAATGAATCTGGTTCTCGACGAGTCGAGCCAGGGCAATCGCCACTTCTTCCGACGTGCTGCAAGTGAGCACCCGCGCTGTCATCACCTGGCAGGCTGCAATCGCGCGGCGCTCGCTGTCTGCGTTATCCGCAGCGCTGAAGAGCGGGCTGCTTGCCACCAGCACTTGCGATTCGAGAGCCCGCAGCACATCAATTTTCGAGATCACGCCGACCAGTTTTCGCTCGCTGCTGACCACCGGCAAATGGCGAACGCCGAGTTGCTGCAGCTTTTCATGCACTTCGGCCAGGGTGGTCTCTTCGCGGCAACTGATCGGGTTGTACGTGATGAGATCGGACAGAATCATCGCTACATTCCTCGGGCTCGGCACAGTCGTCATAGGCAGGCGCTCGATACCCCAGAAGTACGGATGGGTAGGAGCGTAGGACGAAAGGAATGTAGTTCACAAATGGACTGCCGGACGTTCAGCGGGCAGTAGCCACCGGACTTGGCGAAACCGATTTCGCGGCGGTCGATTTTGGGTCAGTCCCTTGGCAGAGGAGTTTCTCGATCGTTTCGTAGCGGTAATCGAAGATCCGTTTCAGGAGACCCTGCACCATCACCACGTGAGCCAGTGTGCCGATTGGTCCGAAGGGGATTTGATAACGGACACGGTCGGTCATCACCGTTTCGTTGCCGTCGGCCACGAAGGTGTGCGTATGGTGCCACAACTTGTACGGGCCGACGAGTTGCCGATCGACGAAGCTATCGGTGGGGGACCATTTCTCGATCAGAGTGCGCCAGAAGATCGGGACCCCGAACAACCGCAGTTTGTACTCGATGAGTGCCCCCTCGCGCATCTCGATCGGAAGTTTCGAGAGGATTTTGAAATTCAGCCACGGAGGGGTGATGGCTTCGAGATTCCCGGCGTCGGCGAAGAATTCAAAGACTTCGTCGAGGGGCCGGGGGATGCGCTGCACGCGCTCGAGAACATATTCTTTCGACATCGGTCGGCTCTTCCTTCCAAACCGTAAGTGGGGCGCCGGAAGAGCCGCAGCCAATCGGCGGGCTGGATAGCTCGCGTGCTACGGTTTCTTTCCGACAATATTGTTGAGGGCTGGCAAGAGTTCGGGCCACTGAAACTGATAGCCGGCCGCTTGGATGGCGGTGGGAACGACGTTTTGCGACGCCAGCAGCACGCGGGCAAACTCCCCCAGGGCGATGTTCAGGACAAATCCAGGAACCGCTGGAAAAAAGGTCGGTCGGCCGAGTGCCTTGCCGAGCGTGTGGGTGAACTCTGTATTGCTAACCGGCTTGGGAGCGGTGGCGTTCACAGGTCCCCGCACGTTTTCGTGGCTGGCGGCGTAGAGCATCAGCCCGACGAGGTCGTCGATGTGAATCCAGGGCATCATCTGTTTTCCGCTCCCGAGCGGACTTCCGACCCCCAATTGAAACGGGAGGAGCATTTTCCCGAGAGCGCCCCCTTTTTCTCCGAGCACGATGCCGATCCGGGGATTCACCACGCGGACCCCAAAATTTTCAGCAGCCTGGGCTTCGCGCTCCCAGCTTTCGCAGATTTCAGCCAGGTAGTCGCTGGCGGGAGGAGAGGTTTCGGTGAGGATTTCGCTCGGGCGGTCGCCGTAGATTCCGACAGCCGACGCGCTAATTAGCACGCGTGGGCGGGGGGAAATTTGTTCCATTACTTGGACTAAATGGCGTGTCCCCTGCACGCGACTCTCGCGCATCCGCTCTTTTTTGGCCTTCGTCCAGCGGCCATCGGCCACCGAATCACCCGCCAGATGAAACACCACGTCAATCCCTTCAAACGCTTCAGCGGGGGGATGTCCCGATGTCGGTTCCCAGGCGTAGGCCTTCACTTTGTAGGCGGAAAGTGCCTTTTCGGCTTTCGCGGGATCGCGCGACAACACTACCGGGTTATCGAGCTTGCTGATCAAGCGTTTGCCGACAAAGCCGGTGCCACCGGTAACAAGAGCACGCATGGAAAGATCTCCGCCAATCAAAGGGGTCGCATAAGTCGCATTCCACTATTGCCGATTTGCGAAGTTCGGCAAGCAGTCGATTTCGATTGCACCTGCTCGGGAATTCATCAATAATACTTGATCGTTCCCACCTTAGCGGCAAACGCAACACCCGCCCCAGCAGCTTAGCGTTTGGCGCTCCTCCCCTCGCCTACCGGAGGCAGCATCCGCATGACGCACCTCGCCCCCTTTCGCGAGCCGGCTGGTTTCTCGCGCCGATTGGCTCTTACCGGACTCTCTTTCGCCCCGCAAGCAGCGGCGCTCGTGGCTGTCGTGCTTGGGGCCATCGCCAGCCCGGCTCATGCGGCTGACGAGCACCCGATCTCCTTCCAGCGCGATGTGATGGCGGTGATCTCGAAAGCAGGCTGTAATTTTGGGGCCTGCCACGCCAACACGACCGGCAAAGGAGGGATGAAACTTTCCCTTCGGGGCGAAGATCCCGCCTTCGACCACCGCGCGCTGGCCCGCGAACTGCAAGGGCGACGGATCAACCTGATTGAGCCCGAGCAAAGTCTGCTGCTGCTGAAAGCGACCTCGCAAGTCGCCCACCAAGGAGGGCTTCGCTTCGGCAAGGAGTCGGAGGAATTCGACATCCTGCGGCGCTGGATTGCGGCCGGTGCTCCCGGACCCAAAAGCGACAAAGCTCCGCAGCTACAGCGCCTCGAAGTCACCCCGCGCGAACTGGTTGTCGTGGCCCCGTCGCGCGAAGTGCAAATCCAAGTGACGGCCCATTTCGAAGATGGCTCGACGCGCGACGTTCAGTCGCTCGCCATCTATGAACTCACCGACCGGCTCGTCGACGTTTCGCACGATGGGCTCGTCACCGCCAAATCCAACTGCGAAACGACCATCGTCGTCCGCTACCTGCAGCAGCAAGTGCCGGTGCGACTCGCTTTCATTCCGCAGCAAACGTCGTTTGC
This window of the Pirellula staleyi DSM 6068 genome carries:
- a CDS encoding aminotransferase class V-fold PLP-dependent enzyme — its product is MTSSPERIYLDNAATSWPKPEAVYQAVDRYQRSCGASSGRGVYSHAIESQQLVDQCRRSLATLLGASDPARVIFTSSGTDALNLAIQGILAPGDHVIASDADHNSVLRPLRMLEGRGLALSIIPLADGRIDLEKLERSVRPSTKLVCVNHASNVTGLVQPLSEIAAICQRTGALLLVDAAQSLGHLPIDVAALGCDLLASPGHKGLWGPLGTGLLYVGDRVSELLRPLRYGGTGSRSVEETMPTELPDRLEAGNLNLPGIAGLGAGVREVLQVGVAAIAKQEQQLRAELIAGLSSIAGVQLYGAHPGAAAVGVVSLNVEGIDPLELASLLDANFGMQVRAGLHCAPRMHLSLGTAPTGTVRLSVSHFTTSSQVASAVEAIRSIAEAMAG
- a CDS encoding VCBS repeat-containing protein is translated as MRRTWFWSLLGAAVVAGLASSAFAEGVPGSKVKFVRTQIDGKFRSEGVCVGDFNKDGKADISTGFAWYEAPDWKEHSFTEAAVPEFNPKGYSNSFCCFTEDVNADGWPDVLVVDFPGTPTWWFENPKESSKPWTKHKAIPVTNNESPNYLDVDGDGKRELVCAFAPTTETSDGPDRQMGFAKPDPTDAKKPWLLTAVSTKQAPQTTKYSHGLGVGDINKDGKNDILCADGWWEAPAKATAGEPWKFNPVNFGGKAAQMYAYDFDGDGDNDVLTSSPHAFGIWWHEQLTDGKWKTHELDRSFSQIHGVCLADINGDGLADFVAGKRWWAHAAGDPGVDEPAVFYWFELSRENGRPVWTPHQFDHDSGPGTQFEVADVNGDGLLDVVSSSKKGIHVFKQVRE
- a CDS encoding CBS domain-containing protein, with protein sequence MILSDLITYNPISCREETTLAEVHEKLQQLGVRHLPVVSSERKLVGVISKIDVLRALESQVLVASSPLFSAADNADSERRAIAACQVMTARVLTCSTSEEVAIALARLVENQIHSLPVVDEGKLVGMITSSDFLRELACGGFPTSHDTCGQLLENAGESVETDASLEETLLAMHTSSSPYVVIVRGDFPVGVVSRRALVELHVSEQLAASTLELSPEREAITTLAQLARKSPTARPSQTQAEVAQLLIDHQLEALAVVNQAHRVLGIVTVDGLLQAILHSLARSRR
- a CDS encoding SRPBCC family protein, encoding MSKEYVLERVQRIPRPLDEVFEFFADAGNLEAITPPWLNFKILSKLPIEMREGALIEYKLRLFGVPIFWRTLIEKWSPTDSFVDRQLVGPYKLWHHTHTFVADGNETVMTDRVRYQIPFGPIGTLAHVVMVQGLLKRIFDYRYETIEKLLCQGTDPKSTAAKSVSPSPVATAR
- a CDS encoding TIGR01777 family oxidoreductase — its product is MRALVTGGTGFVGKRLISKLDNPVVLSRDPAKAEKALSAYKVKAYAWEPTSGHPPAEAFEGIDVVFHLAGDSVADGRWTKAKKERMRESRVQGTRHLVQVMEQISPRPRVLISASAVGIYGDRPSEILTETSPPASDYLAEICESWEREAQAAENFGVRVVNPRIGIVLGEKGGALGKMLLPFQLGVGSPLGSGKQMMPWIHIDDLVGLMLYAASHENVRGPVNATAPKPVSNTEFTHTLGKALGRPTFFPAVPGFVLNIALGEFARVLLASQNVVPTAIQAAGYQFQWPELLPALNNIVGKKP